AGTCGAGCACCTGGGTCCCGGTCGGCACCTCGTGCACCTGCAGCGGGATGTACTCGCCGACGATGTCCAGGGTGGCGCGCACACCGTCGCCGGTGATGCTCCGGCACAGCGGGTACAACCGCTCCACCAGCGCGTGCATCTCCTTGCCGGGATCGGACACGGTCATCGGCGCCACCGCAGGGTGTCGTCGACGGAACCGGTCTCGGACGCCGAGCGCAGCACGGCGAGGCGGGTGAAGCGCCGCTCGAAGTCCTCCCGGCTCAGCCCGTGCTTCCGGTATGCGTCGGCGAGTTCGAGCGCGCCCCGCTCCACCGTCCACTCGCAGTCGAAGCCGGGGATCGCGGCGCGGAACCGGGAGAAGTCCACCCGGTACGACCGCGGGTCGGCGCCGTTCTCCCCGGTGATCCGCACCTTCGCGCCGTCCACCGCCTCGGCGACCTGCTCGGCGATCTCGGCGACCGTGACGTTGTTGGCCTCGCTGCCGATGTTGAACGCCCGGTCGTGCACGGCCTCGCGCGGCGCGGTCAGCGCGGCCGTGAAGGCCCGTGCGATGTCGGCGGCGTGCACCAGGGGGCGCCAGGGGGTGCCGTCGGAGAGGACGAGCACCTCGCCGGAGAGGAGGGCGTGGCCCACCAGGTTGTTCAGCACGATGTCGGCGCGCAGCCGGGGCGAGTAGCCGAAGGCGGTGGCGTTGCGCATGTACACCGGGGTGAAGTCGCCGTCGGCGAGCGCGTGCAGGTCGTCCTCCACCCGCACCTTGGACTCCGCGTACGGCGTCACCGGGCGCAGCGGGGCGTCCTCGCCCACCAGTTCGTCGCCGCCGGCGGCGCCGTAGACGGAGCAGGTCGACGCGTACAGGAAGCGCCGTACCCCGGCGTCGCGGGCGAGGCGGGCGAGCCGTACCGACGCGTGGTGGTTGATGTCGTAGGTGAGGTCGGGCGCCAGCGATCCCAGCGGGTCGTTGGACAGCGCGGCCAGGTGGATCACGGCGTCCACTCCGGCCACGTGCTCGGCCGTGACGTCCCGCAGGTCCACCCGGTGCCCTGCCGGGTCCGCCGGCGACGGGCCGAGGACGCAGTCCGCGAACAGGCCGGAGTCAAGGCCGACGACCTCGTGCCCGGCGGCCGCGAGGACCGGGGCCATCACGGTGCCCAGGTAGCCCTGGTGTCCGGTCAGCAGTACGCGCAAGGTTCATTCCCCCAGGTTGAGAGTGAGTTTGGTGACGGCGAACGCCTCGGCGTACCGCGCCTGGCATTCGATGCCACGAATCCGGGCGAGGCCGAGGAAGGCCTCCCGGTCGTACCAGGGCCGGTGCCGCTGCGAGGCGTAGTGCTCCTGCAACAGCCGCACCTTCTCTTCGGCGACCTCCGGCGACAGCGGCTGGTACGCCGACATGCGGCCGAGATCGCCGTCCCACTTGACGATCTCGTAGCCCAGGACGAGATGGTCGCGGAAGGCGGTGGGGATCAGCTGCGCCAGGCCCCGGTGGTCCTGGTGCGCGTCGTCGGTCCGCGGGGCCAGGATCAGATCCGGGTCCGTCCCCGCGCGCAGCTCTTCGACCGCGGCCTTGGCCTCGTCCCAGTGCACGGGCATCCGGCCGTCCGGCAACTTGAGGACGGTCAGGTGCAGGTCGGCGCCCGGGCAGAAGGCGGCGAGCGCGGCCCGCTCCTCCTCCTCCCGCTCGCCGCCACCGCCGGAGAGCACCAGCGCGTCGACCCGGATGCCCGGCCGCGCGAGGCACAGCGTCAGAAGGGTGCCGCCGGCGCCGATGGCGATGTCGTCGCAGTGCGCCCCCACCGCGACGATCCGGTCCAGACGCCCGGTCTTGAGCCGGATCACGCGCCCACCCCGGCGTTGTCCCGCTCCCACACGGCCCACGGCCGGTCGCCCCGGGCGTAGGCCTCGTCGAGCGCGGCCCGCTCCTTCACGGTGTCGGTCGGCTTCCAGAAGCCACGGTGCTGGTACGCCGCCAGACGGCCCTCCTTGGCCAGGCCCGAGCAGCCGTCGGCGACCAGGTCCCCGTTCTCCGGTATGTGGTCGAAGACCTCCTGGCGGAGCACGAAGTAACCGCCGTTCTCCCACAGCGGCATGTCGGCCACCGCGGTGATGCCCCCCACCAGGCCGTCCTCGCCCAACTCCACGCAGTGGAAGGAGGACTGCGGCGGCACCACCATCATCGACGCACCGGCGTCGCGCGCGGCGAACCGGTCGATCATCTCGTCCAGCGGCGCGTCGGTGAGCACGTCGGCGTAGTTGGCGAGGAACATCTCGTCGCCGTCCAGGTGGTGACGCACCCGGCGCAGCCGCTCCCCGATCGGCGACTCGATGCCCGTCTGCGCGAACGTGATCGTCCAGTCGGATATGTCGGTGGACAGCAGCTCGGTCCGCCCGCCCCGCAGCACGAAGTCGTTGGACGTCGTCTCCTCGTAGTTGAGGAAGAAGTCCTTGATGTGGTGGGCCCCGTACCCGAGGCACAGGATGAACTCGGTGTGCCCGTAGTGCGCGTAGTAGCGCATGACGTGCCAGATCAGCGGCCGCGGGCCGACCATCGCCATCGGCTTGGGCACGTCGTCGGAGGTTCCGTTGCGCATCCGCATCCCGTAACCGCCGCAGAACAGTACGACCTTCATCGCGCGACCTCGACAATGCTCAGTTCCGGGATGGGGAAGACAAGGCGGCCGCCCCACTCGTGCACGAAGGACAGCTGCTCGACCAGCTCGGCCCGCAGGTTCCACGGCAGGACGAGGACGTAGTCCGGCTTGTCCTCGGCGATCCGCTCGGGCGGCAGGATCGGGATGCGGGTGCCCGGGGTGTACCTGCCGTGCTTGTAGGGGTTGCGGTCGACCGTGTACGCGAGCAGGTCGGGCCGGATGCCGCAGTGGTTGAGCAGGGTGTTGCCCTTGCCCGGGGCGCCGTAGCCGACGACCGTCTCGCCGCGCTCGGCCGCCTCGATGAGGAACTTGAGCAGGTCCCGGCGCACCTTCGCCACCCGGGCGGAGAACTCGGCGTACCCGGACAGTTCCTGCAGCCCGGCGGCCTTCTCCCGGTCGAGGACCTCGGCCACGCGGCCGGACGGTTCGCCGGCCGCCGCGGTCGGCCGGGCCCACAGCCGGATGGAACCGCCGTGCGTGGGCAGCAGCTCGACGTCCACGAGCGTGAGCCCGCCGCTCGCGAGGGCCCGGATCGCGGAGGCGACCGTGTAGTACTGGAAGTGCTCGTGGTAGATCGTGTCGTACTGGTTCTCCTCGATCAGCGTCAGCAGGTGCTGCACCTCGATGGAGACCCAGCCGTCGTCGGCCACCAGGGCCCGGAGGCCCTGCGTGAAGCCGACGACGTCGGGGATGTGCGCGTACACGTTGTTGGCCACGACCAGGTCCGCCGGGCCGTGCTCGGCGCGGACGGCCGCACCGGTGTCCGGGGACAGGAACTCCGTGAGCGTGGGCACGCCCGCGTCCCGCGCGGCGGCGCCGACGTTCACCGACGGCTCGATGCCGAGGCAGCGGATCCCCCGGTCCACGACGTGCTTCAGCAGGTAGCCGTCGTTGCTCGCGACCTCGACCACGAAGGAGTCGGGGCCGAGGCCCGCCCGCTGCACGGCGTCGGCGACGAACACGCGCGCGTGCTCCACCCAGGAGGTCGAGAAGGAGGAGAAGTACGCGTACTCCTTGAACGTCTCCTCCGGCGTGATCAGCGGAGGTATCTGCGCGAGCCAGCAGTCGGTGCAGACCCGCAGGTGCAGCGGGTACGCGGGCTCCGGCCGGTCCAGTTGCTCCGCGGTCAGAAAGCTCTCGCACGGCGGGGTCGCCCCCAGATCGACGACGCTCCCCAGAGCGGCCGAACCGCAGAGTCGGCATCGTGTCATCTACTTCCCCCCATCTCCGCTCGCGCGGGTGACCCGTCGCGAGTCGGCGTTGTCGTTCCCCACCGGCGGCGCGCTGTGCCCGCCGCCCGACCGCCCCGCGATCGCGGTGCGGTACTCCTCCAGCAGGCGCTCCAGGCCGACGGCGGGGCTGAACCCTTGCTCGTAACGGCGCCGGGCCGCCCGGCCCATCTCCTGGTTGCGGTCCGGCTCGGCCGTGATCCGGCGTATGCAGGACGCGAGCGAGGCGGGCTCGCCCGGGCGGTGCAGCAGCCCGGTCACCCCGTCCTCGACGAGTTCGACGAAGCCGCCGTGACCGGCGGCGACGGCCGGGACCCCCGCCGCCATGGCCTCCGCGACCACCAGGCCGAACGTCTCCCTGGCCATCGACGGGGCCAGGACGGCGACCGACCGCGCGACGGCCTTCCGGACCTCCGCCGGGTCGTACAGCCCGGCGTACCGGACGTCGTCCCGGCCCGCCGCCCAGGCGGTCACCTCCCGCTCCAGCGGCCCCGCGCCGGCGAGCACGAGCGGCACGCCCACCCCGCCGTCCGCGGCGATCTCGTCCCACGCGGCCATGAGCAGCCGCACGCCCTTGGCCTCCGCGAGGCGGCCGAGGAAGAGCAGATGCTCACCGGCGCCCGTCCGGACGGTGCCCGGGTCGGGCACGAAGTTGTGCTTCACCGTGAGGCGTTCGGCCGGCATGCCGGACCGCACCAGGAGGTCGCGCTGCGCCGCGGAGATGCAGAAGAACCGCTCCACGCCCGACCACCACCGCCGCCGGTTGACCGACAGGCTGACCGCGAGCGGAACCGTCGCGAGCCGGGAGTTCCGGTAGCAGCCGTGCCGGATCGCGGGCAGCGACGCCGCAGACCCGACGCACTCGGTGCACGGCCGGCCGTCCCGGTGCAGCGTGCCGGGCGGGCAGACCTGCGTGTAGTTGTGCAGCGTCGCGACGACGGGCACGCCCACGTCGGCGCACGCGGCGAGCACCGCGGGCGAAAGCAGCGGAAAGACGTTGTGGACGTGCACCACGTCCGGCCGCTCGGCGCGCAGCCGGGCGGCGAGCTCCGTACGGACCGCCGGGTTCCACGGCACGAGCAGCGGCACCGCGGCCTTGCCGAGCAGGGACCGGGCGGCGATGTCGTCGCTGCGCCGCTCGAACAGCTCGACGCGGTGGCCGGCCGCGCGCAGCAGCCCCACCTCCTCGTCGACGACCCTGTTCTCCCCGCTCGGCTGCGCCGAGGAGTAGCGGTTGTGCACCACCAGGACATGCATGCTCAGATCACCTCCGGGCCCATCGAGGGACGCGTCGTCGGGGAATGTCGGACTTTTGACGGGGAATGCCGGTCGCCGGGAGCGGCGCGGCCGGGGCGGGCGCCGCGAGCAGCGAGGCGGCCAGGGCCAGGTGCAGCAGATACGCCGAGGCGTCGCCGAGACCGACCTCGGTGTACGACGAGATCGCGCAGTAGCTGATCAGGAAGATCGCGCAGGCCCTCGACAGCGACGGCGGCCGCAGCAGCGCGATGCCGCCGAGCGCGAGGAGGAACGCCGCCACGACGGCGACGCCGAGCAGACCCTGCTCGTTGTAGACGGCCAGCCAGCTGTTGTCGATCGGCAGCCCGTCCCACGACTTGTCGCCCAGGCCCAGGCCGAAGACCGTGTCCCCGGTCGTCCGGGGCGCCGAGAGGAGGGAGTCCCAGACCTTGGCCCGGCCGGTCAGGTTGGAGAAGTTCTCCTGGCTCTGCCCGCGCAGGAACCACGTCCGCAGCGCGGAGCCGAACACCACCGCGGCCACCGCGGCGCACAGCACCGCCCAGGCGAAGAACCGGCGGGCGGCGGCGCTGGTCAGGAACAGGGAGCCGATCGCCAGGACCAGGCCGATGATCATGCCGAGCGTCGCCGTCCGGGTGTGGGTCATGGCGAGCAGCACGAACGACGGCACGATGACCACCGCCGCGCCGGCCACGGTGGTCCGGCGGCCGAGGAGCAGCAGCACGGAGAGCCCGATGATCACCGCGGAGTACTGCCCGATCTGCGGCGGCGTCAGCGGCCACAACGCCCCCACGAGACGCCCGCCGTAGTACTCGGGCATGGCCGTGCCCGGCGAGATGACCAGGCCGGCGGCCACCAGGACGAGCACCGCGAAGTACCAGCGGATGTGGTACCGGACGAACCTCGGGCTGCCGTCCCACCAGCGGCTGAGCAGCCACAGCGTGCCGACGAAGAGCGCCAGGCGCGCGCAGCGGAACAGCGCGCCGGCCCCGGCGTCCACGCTGGAGATCAGGCTCGGCACGAGCAGCAGGGTCAGCAGGAACACGAAGGCGCTGGGCCGGATCCGCAGCCGGAGGTTGACCGTGAGCGCCAGCGTGAACGCGCCGACCAGCGCTCCCATGGTGACCATCTGGATGAGGGAGCGGGGGATCGGGACGACGGTCTTCGCCCCGGCGGAGCCGAGCACGTTGAGGGCGAGGAGCGCCCAGGCCGTCCCGACCGCCTTCGGGGTGTGGTCCGTGCCCGCCTCGACGGCCGCCGGCACGGTGTCCGTACGCATCTCAACCACCGTCCTGCGTGCGGAAGGTGCTGTCCGCGTCCTGCCGGTACGGCGCGCCCTGCCACTGCCCGGAGCCGAGCGTCCGGCCCGCGTCGTGGGCGACGAACGTCCACGGCCCGACGTAGACGTTGTCGTGCCAGCGGTTGTCCTGGTGGAGGGTGATCGCCCGGGCCACCCGGTCGCCCTTGTACGGCGACCAGTCCGGAGAGGTGCCGTCGTTGGAGAGCACCGCCATCCGGTCGCACAGGACCGTGCAGTCGAGGACGGACTTGTCGAGGACGAAGCGGTTGCCGTGGATGTCCACCCGCTGGGTCTTCCACCGGCAGTCCGCGTACAGCGGCGCGGTCGCGATCCCGGGCTGCGCGCAGCGCTTGACGTCCTTCACCAGCAGGGTGCAGTAGCCGGTCGAGGTGTTGGCCGGGCTGTTGCAGAACCGGTCGGCGTTCTCCCACAGGGTGATCCCGGACCAGTTGTTCTCGAGCAGGTTCCCGTAGATCTCGATCCTGTCCGTGCGGGCGTGGATCCGCGGCTCGCCGCCGGCCTCGGACACGTAGACGGTCGCGTACGGGAAGTCGTCGCCGTCCTTGACGCCCGCGCGGCCCTCGACCCAGTTGTTCCGCCGGATCGTGTTGTTCCGGATGACGGCGTTGTAGCTGGTCTCGTACATCAGGGCGGCACCGTCATTGGCTTCGAGGACGTTGTCCTCGAAGAGGAAGTCGTTGTTGTTGTTGTCCGCCCACAGCCCGACGCCCCGGTTGTCGTGCACCCAGTTGCCGCGGACGTCGGCGCCGTCGACCGCCCAGAACTTCATGCCTCCCGTGCAGCCGCAGCCCGGCTGCTTCCGCTCCCAGTCGTCGGTGTTGTTGCCCGTGATCTCGTTGCCCTCGACGACCAGGCCCTTGATGGAGTCACCGGCCTTGTAGGCGTTCATCGCGTACTGCCCGTTGTCCCGCAGACAACTGGAGCGGACCTGCTGGCGGGCACCGGCCATGAGACCGGCGCCGGAGTTGTCCCGGATCGTCGCGTGCTCGATCACCCATCCGTCGGCCGAGTCGTGGTTGACCACGCCCTCGTCCTGCGGCGCGGTGAAACCCCGCACGGTCAGGTACTTGATCGTGACGTCGCGGGCGGTGCCGCCGAACGCGTAGTCGTTGGTCTTCGCGCCGTCGAGCACCGCGCCCGGCGCCCCGAGGTACGTGTTCCCCTCCTTGGGGAGGACCTGGTCGTACTCGCCCGGGTCCAGCCTGTGCCGGCCCGGCCGCAGCCAGAACGTGGTGTGCGGGGGGCTGTCCTCGGTCTTCGCGGCCAGGTCACCGACGACCCCGGGGTCCACCGTCACCGCGCCCGCCGGCGCCTGCGCCGGCCCGGCCGCGGGCTCGGCGCACACCCGGGCCACGGCCACGGACGCGGACGTCGAAGGGCCGGCGGCCGGCTTCGACCCCGCGTCCGGCGTGCCGCTCTCGCAGCCGGTCGCCGTGAGCAGCGCAAGCGCCAGCAGTGCCGCCGGCACCGCCCGGTGCCGCCACGTGATCCCCAAGGTCCTCCTCCCTAGCCGTGGAACCCGAGTACGGAGACGAACTCCGCGCCGTCGGCGGAGCCCGTGCCGACGAGCGTGGTGGCGGGCTCCTTGCGCCCGAAGCCCGCGGAGTACCAGCCCAGCGGAGGCTCGGTCTCGCCGCGGTGCGCCCGCCAGGACAGCTGCGCGGGCAGGTCGAGCACCGCGGAGCGGTCCTCGCCGTCCACGGTCCAGGTGAGCACCGCCCGGCTCCCCACCAGCTCGGCGGCGACCGTCGGGCCGAGGTGGAACGCCAGCTCCACGGCCGTGCGCGGGTCGCCCCGCACCTCGTCGACCACCCGCAGCTCCCGGCTCGCGGCCGTCAGCTCCACCCGGCGGCGGTGCACGGAGGGCCGGTAGCCGTCGTGCTCGGCGCACCAGCGGGACACCTCCGGGTTCGAGGTGTCCGCGACCAGGACACGGCTCTCGGCGTGCCGGGTCCACAGGAACGGACCGCCGGAGACGGACTGGTCACGGCCGTCGAGCCGCAGGGTGTTGTGGCCGAGGGTCGACCGGAAGTACTGCCGCCACTCGGGCTGCCCGTGGTAGCAGAACGTCCCGGGGTCGGCGAGCACGTCGACCCCGTCGTGCCGGACCTCCACGGACAGGGCGTCCGCGTGCCCGTGCGCGGCGATGGACAGGAAGCCGTGGGGGCCGCCGTCGCAGCGGACCCAGATCCCTCCGGGACCCCTCAGGATCGTCATGCCCGCGTCGGGGAAGTGGACCGGTCGGCTCTTCGGCCGCTTCACGGCCGGTTCCGCGGGCCTGAGGAGCGCGGTGAGCAGCGGGGTGCGCACATCGGTGCCGGTCACCTCCGGCCACCAGGCGAGCCGGCCGAACACGGCGTCGCCGGTGGCGAGGAGCGAGCCCCAGCGGTCGGTGCCCGCGCCGTCCACGATCAGTCCGTGGCCGTCGTCCGAATCCCCCTGGCGCGGCGGCCGCAGCCGGCCGTCCACGACGGCCGCGAGCGCGTCGGTCATCCGCAGCAGCACGAGCCGGACCGTCGCGGGCACCGGCACGCCGGCGGCGTCCGCCTCGGCCAGCGCGGCCAGGCCGAGTTCGAGGACGAGGCCGTGGTACTCGGAGGCCAGCTCGCGGTTGAGGCCGGACAGGAAGGTGTTGCTCCGCAGATGCCGGTCGAGGGACCGCAGCGCGTCCTCCCGCCAGCGCGCCGAGGAGGGGAACCAGTCGAACGCGCAGGCCGCGGCGAACTGCCCGGCGGCCTCGGCGATGACGTGGTTGTTCGCCGAAGAACCCCGGCTGGGGAACGCGGCCAGCCAGCGCTGGTGGTACCAGACCTGGCGGAGCGCCACCGGGTTCTCCTCGAACAGCGCGGCCGCGCCCGGCCAGCCGTCGAGCAGCCGGCGGACCCACACCCAGGAGAGCAGCCGGATGCCCAGCTCGATGCCGCTGGTCCAGTGCACCCCGCGCAGCGGCGCGTTGGCCGCCCACCACGACCGCAGGTGGCCGGCCACCCGCTCCGCGTACCGCTCGTCCCCGGTGATCGCGTAGGCGGCGGCGAGGACGGTGAGGTGCTGGTGCCGGGACGGCTCCCAGATCTGCTTGATGTCCCCGACCGTCTCCTCGTCCCGGTACGGCACGTCGAAGGCGTACCCCGACGGGGCCCGCCGCCCGGTCTTCGGGTCGTAGAACCAGTCCGGGTCGACCAGGTCGTCGCGCTCCACCCCGAAGTACTCGGCGTGCCCGGCCATCAGCCGGTCCGCCTCGGCGACGAGGCGCTTCGCGGCGTCCGGAGCCACCCCGTCGAGCGCCCCGGCGGGGAGCACGGCGGTGAACCGGGCGCCGGTCACGCCCGGGAAGTCCGGCCGCGCCGTGCGCCACCGCCGCCTGCGCACCGCGTCGACCGCCCGGCCGCCGACCTCCTGCGGCCCCATGGCGGACAGTCGGCGCAGGTACCAGCCCGCGCTCATCGTCATCGGCGCTTCTCCAGCGTCACCGGCGCGCCGCCCGCCAGACCGGCCGGCACGGCGAGGGTGGCCGCCGTGGTGGCGACGAGCGACTCCAGCGGCACCGGCATCGGCCCGCCGGTCCGCACGGCCCTGACGAACGCGGCCAGTTCGGCGTTCTGGCCCTTGTCGCGGGCCTTGGGCAGCCGCGAACTGACCCACTTCTCGGGACCGTACACCGAGGCACGCACGAAGTCGTCGAGCCGCAGCACCTTGCCGTCGGCGACCAGGTCGAGGGTCTCCTTGGGGAAGCCGGACGCACCGGTGGTGACGTAGCTGATGGTGGCGGTGGACCCGTCCGGGTAGCGCAGGACGACCTGGAGGTCCTCGTTGCCGGGGGTGGCCACCGCGTACACCGAGACGGGGTCGGCGTCGAGCAGCCAGCTCGCCGTGTCGACGAAGTGCCCGCCCTCGCCGGCGAACCGCGAGCCCTCGCTGCCCTGCCGGAGGTACCAGCTGCCGTGCTCCAGACGGCCGGCGTTGACCAGGTAGCGGAGGTTCGCCGGACCGGTCCTGGCACCGAACCGCTTCTTCGCCTCCTGCAGCAGCGGCGCGAACCGGCGGTTGAAGCCCACCTGCAGCCGGTCGTTGCCGGACTCCTCCACCGTCGCCAGGACACCGGCCAGCTCGTCCTCGCCGAGCGCCAGCGGCTTCTCCACGAACACGGCCTTGCCGGCGAGCAGCGCCTTCTTCGTCAGGTCGGCGTGCGAGCTGTGGCGGGTGACCACGAACACCGCGTCGATGGACGTGTCGCCGAGCACGGCGTCGAGGTCGGTGGTGGCCCGGGCGAAGCCGAACTTCCGCTGGGCGTTGGCCGCGGACAGGGCCGTCGTGGTGACGACCGTGGACAGCTCGACGCCCTCGCGCCCGGTCAGGTGCGGCAGCAGCATCGACGTGGCGTAGTTTCCGGCGCCGACGAACGCGAGCCGTACCGGCGATCCGGCGGGCCGGGCCTTCGTCCGCTTGACGTTCACCGCGGGCACGGCCACCGCCGGCGCCTCCGCGGCCTTCTCCGCCTGCTCGGCGTACCGGAACAGCACGGCCACGGCCTTCAGCTCGCCGTCCTTCAGCGACCGGTACGTCTCGACGGCGTCGTCGAAGGCGGCGACGTGCGAGACCAGGGGCTCCACGTCGACGCTGCCCCGGGCCATGAGGTCGAGGAAGCACGCCAGGTTCCGGCGCTCGGTCCAGCGCACGTAGCCGATCGGGTAGTCCCGGCCCTCCAGCTCGTACTCCGGGTCGTAGCGCCCCGGGCCGTAACTGCGGGAGAACCGGACGTCGAGCTCCTTCTCGTAGTACGCGTTCCACGGCAGGTCCAGACGGCACTTGCCGATGTCGACGACCCGTCCGCGGTCCCGGCACAGCCGGGCGGCCAGCTCGACGGGCTGGTTGCTGCCGCCACCGGCCGCCAGATACACCTGGTCCACCCCGTGACCACCGGTGAGCTCGGCGACGGCGGCCTCCACGGAGGCCGACCCGGGATCGCCGCAGGCCGCGGCGCCCAGGCGCTCGGCGAGCTCGCAGCGCGCCGGGTCGGGGTCGGCGCCCACGACGCGGACCCCCGCGGCGGTGAGGAGCTGCACCACCAGCTGCCCGATCAGACCGAGGCCGATGACGAGCGCCACCTCGCCGAGCTGCGGCTCGCCCTGGCGGACGCCCTGGAGCGCGATGGACCCGACGGTGCCGAAGGCCGCGTGCCGCGGCGCGAGGCCGTCCGGCACCGGGGTGTAGAGGTTCTTCGGCACCCAGTTCAGCTCGGCGTGCAGCGCGTGCTCGTTGCCGGCGCAGGCCACGAGGTCGCCGACCTTCACGTCGTGGATCCCGGCGCCGACCTGCTCGACCACCCCGCACAGCGAGTACCCGAGCGGCGTGTACGAGTCCAGCTTGCCCATCACCTTGCGGTACGTGGCGGGCACCCCGTTGGTGGCCACGCTCTGCACGACCTTGGCCACCTGGTCGGGGCGCGAGCGGGCCTTGCCGAGCATCGACATCCCGGCCTCGGACACCTTCATGAGCTCGGTGCCGGTGGATATCAACGAGTAGGCGGTCCGGACGAGGACACCGCCCGGCTTGCACCCCGGCACCGGCACGTCGAGCACGGCCAGTTCGCCGCTCTTGTAGTTCTGTACGACCTGTTTCACCGAAGTCCTCTTGTTCTCTACGCCGTCGCGGGGGAGTTCTGGTCGTTCTCTACGTCGTCGCCGGGGAGCCCTGGCCGGACCGGGAGGTCGCGCCGCGGTACCAGTACTCGAGGGTCAGCACGTGCCACAGATGCTTGGAGTGGTCCCGGTGCCCGGCCGCGTCCTCCGCGGCGAGCCGCTCCAGGGCGTCGCGGCGCAGGAAGCCGGAGCGGACGAGCTCGCCGTCGTGGATCACCTCGCGCACCAGCGGGGCCAGGTCGCGGCTCATCCAGGCGCGCAGCGGGGCGCTGAACAGGCCCTTGGGCCGGTACACGATCTCCCGGGGCAGCACCGAGGTCGCCGCCTCCTTGAGGACGGCCTTGCCCTGCCGGCCGACGATCTTGCGGTCCCCGGGCACGGTGAACGCCGCCTTGACCACCTCGACGTCCACGTACGGCACCCGCACCTCGGTCGACGCGGCCATGCTCGACCGGTCCGTGTACGCGAGGTTGAGACCCGGCAGGAACATCCGGGAGTCGCCCAGGCACATGCGGTTGACGAAGTCGTCCAGCTCGTTGTCCTCGTAGACGTCCGCGTGCTCCGTCAGCACGTCGTCGACCGTCCCGGCCAGGTCCGGATCGATCAGGCCGAGCAGCTCGTCCCGGTCGTACATGGTGTAGCTCCGCCGGAACGCGGTCTCCTCCGGCAGATCGGCGAAGGACAGGAACCGCTTCGCGAAGCGCACCGACCGGTACCCCCGGCGGGCCGAGGCGACCGGCAGCAGGTCCACGGCCCTGGACAGGCCGCTCCGCAGGGGCCGCGGGACGCGCTGGTAGCGCAGCGCGATCAGATTGGCCAGGTGCTTGCGGTATCCGGCGAACAGCTCGTCGGCGCCCATCCCCGAGAGCATCACCTTCACCCCGGCCTCCCGGGCGGCCGAGCAGATCAGGAAGGTGTTGATCGCGGCGGGGTCGCCGATCGGCTCGTCCAGGTGGTACGTCATCCGCGGCAGCAGGTCAAGGACGTCCGGAGCGATCTCGATCTCGCGCAGGTCGACGCCGAACCGCTCGGCCACCTGCCGGGCGTAGCGCAGGTCGTCCGGCATCGCCTCGAACTTGGCGTCCTCGGCACGGAACCCGATCGTGTAGGCCGAGATCCCCGGCTGCTCGCGGGCCGCGAGCGCCGTCAGGTAACTGGAGTCGAGCCCGCCCGACAGGAAGGTCGCCACGGGGACGTCGGACAGCAGATGACGCCGGGTCGACTCCTCCACGATCGCGGCGAGATCCGGCAGCTCACCGGCCAGCGCCCGCTCCCGGCCCTCGGCGGCGACGTCCTTCAGGTGCCAGAACCGGCCGCGCTCCACCCGGCCGTCCGGCCGGACCCGCAGCCAGCTCCCCGGCGGCAGCTTCTCCGCCTCGCGGAACGCGCACCGCGAGTCCGGAACCCAGTAGTAGAGCAGCGAGGCCACCAGGGCCGCGTGGTCCACCTCCAGGGATCCGCCGGTCACGGCGGCGAGCGCCTTGAGCTCCGAGGCGAACACCAGACCCTCGCCGCGCCGCAGCAGGAACAGCGGCTTGATGCCCAGCTGGTCGCGGGCGAGCACCAGCTCACCGGTGCGCTCGTCGAAGATCCCGAACGCGAACATGCCGCGCAGCCGGGGCAGGCAGTCCGTGCCCCAGCG
The DNA window shown above is from Streptomyces vietnamensis and carries:
- a CDS encoding right-handed parallel beta-helix repeat-containing protein, whose product is MGITWRHRAVPAALLALALLTATGCESGTPDAGSKPAAGPSTSASVAVARVCAEPAAGPAQAPAGAVTVDPGVVGDLAAKTEDSPPHTTFWLRPGRHRLDPGEYDQVLPKEGNTYLGAPGAVLDGAKTNDYAFGGTARDVTIKYLTVRGFTAPQDEGVVNHDSADGWVIEHATIRDNSGAGLMAGARQQVRSSCLRDNGQYAMNAYKAGDSIKGLVVEGNEITGNNTDDWERKQPGCGCTGGMKFWAVDGADVRGNWVHDNRGVGLWADNNNNDFLFEDNVLEANDGAALMYETSYNAVIRNNTIRRNNWVEGRAGVKDGDDFPYATVYVSEAGGEPRIHARTDRIEIYGNLLENNWSGITLWENADRFCNSPANTSTGYCTLLVKDVKRCAQPGIATAPLYADCRWKTQRVDIHGNRFVLDKSVLDCTVLCDRMAVLSNDGTSPDWSPYKGDRVARAITLHQDNRWHDNVYVGPWTFVAHDAGRTLGSGQWQGAPYRQDADSTFRTQDGG
- a CDS encoding bi-domain-containing oxidoreductase; translation: MKQVVQNYKSGELAVLDVPVPGCKPGGVLVRTAYSLISTGTELMKVSEAGMSMLGKARSRPDQVAKVVQSVATNGVPATYRKVMGKLDSYTPLGYSLCGVVEQVGAGIHDVKVGDLVACAGNEHALHAELNWVPKNLYTPVPDGLAPRHAAFGTVGSIALQGVRQGEPQLGEVALVIGLGLIGQLVVQLLTAAGVRVVGADPDPARCELAERLGAAACGDPGSASVEAAVAELTGGHGVDQVYLAAGGGSNQPVELAARLCRDRGRVVDIGKCRLDLPWNAYYEKELDVRFSRSYGPGRYDPEYELEGRDYPIGYVRWTERRNLACFLDLMARGSVDVEPLVSHVAAFDDAVETYRSLKDGELKAVAVLFRYAEQAEKAAEAPAVAVPAVNVKRTKARPAGSPVRLAFVGAGNYATSMLLPHLTGREGVELSTVVTTTALSAANAQRKFGFARATTDLDAVLGDTSIDAVFVVTRHSSHADLTKKALLAGKAVFVEKPLALGEDELAGVLATVEESGNDRLQVGFNRRFAPLLQEAKKRFGARTGPANLRYLVNAGRLEHGSWYLRQGSEGSRFAGEGGHFVDTASWLLDADPVSVYAVATPGNEDLQVVLRYPDGSTATISYVTTGASGFPKETLDLVADGKVLRLDDFVRASVYGPEKWVSSRLPKARDKGQNAELAAFVRAVRTGGPMPVPLESLVATTAATLAVPAGLAGGAPVTLEKRR
- a CDS encoding alginate lyase family protein → MTMSAGWYLRRLSAMGPQEVGGRAVDAVRRRRWRTARPDFPGVTGARFTAVLPAGALDGVAPDAAKRLVAEADRLMAGHAEYFGVERDDLVDPDWFYDPKTGRRAPSGYAFDVPYRDEETVGDIKQIWEPSRHQHLTVLAAAYAITGDERYAERVAGHLRSWWAANAPLRGVHWTSGIELGIRLLSWVWVRRLLDGWPGAAALFEENPVALRQVWYHQRWLAAFPSRGSSANNHVIAEAAGQFAAACAFDWFPSSARWREDALRSLDRHLRSNTFLSGLNRELASEYHGLVLELGLAALAEADAAGVPVPATVRLVLLRMTDALAAVVDGRLRPPRQGDSDDGHGLIVDGAGTDRWGSLLATGDAVFGRLAWWPEVTGTDVRTPLLTALLRPAEPAVKRPKSRPVHFPDAGMTILRGPGGIWVRCDGGPHGFLSIAAHGHADALSVEVRHDGVDVLADPGTFCYHGQPEWRQYFRSTLGHNTLRLDGRDQSVSGGPFLWTRHAESRVLVADTSNPEVSRWCAEHDGYRPSVHRRRVELTAASRELRVVDEVRGDPRTAVELAFHLGPTVAAELVGSRAVLTWTVDGEDRSAVLDLPAQLSWRAHRGETEPPLGWYSAGFGRKEPATTLVGTGSADGAEFVSVLGFHG